GTCCCCTGTGTGAGGACATTTGTTTTCACATGCATACCATTCATTTCTTGAACTGAAATGAAAGATCGCGATCTGTTCTCCGTAAACTTTGGCGCAGACTCCTCCATCTTCCGGAAATTCACTAACAGTACTAACGGGTATCCAAACAGGTTCTTTTGCGGTTGTATTCATTTTTATCTCCTAGTTCGAAACCAGTTCTTTTTTAGGCCAATCTACAGGACGTTTTTGTCCTCTTTCTTCGATGAAACGAACTGTAGGATCGGAGTCTTCGCTGTTTATGAAATGTTTATATCTCTTTTGTTTTTCAGGATCATCTACTACGTCTTTCCATTCGCAGACGTAGGTCCCAACAAGATTGTCCATTTCTTCTTCTAATGCTTTGTTGATTCCAAGTCTGTCGTTAATGACCACATCTTTCAGATATTCTATACCGCCTTCCAGTTGCTCCAACCATGCGGAAGTTCTTACAAGTTTATCCGCAGTTCTGATATAGAACATCATGAACCTGTCTATGTATTTAACGCAGGTCTCTTCATCCAAGTCTGCTGCAAGAAGGATTGCATGTTTCGGATTTACTCCTCCGTTCCCACCCACATAAAGGTTCCAACCTTTTTCAGTTGCGATGATCCCGAAGTCTTTGCCTCTTGCCTCTGCACATTCTCTGATACAACCTGAGACTGCTGATTTTAATTTATGAGGAGCTCTGATACCTCTGTATCTTTCTTCTATACGAATTGCAAATGCAGTACTGTCTTGAACTCCGTATCTGCACCAAGTAGAGCCAACACAACTTTTAACGGTACGCATCGCTTTACCGTACGCATGTCCGCTTTCGAAACCTTCTTCTACTAGATCTTTCCAGATGTCAGGAAGTTGATCCATTCTTGCACCAAGTAGATCTATCCTTTGACCACCGGTGATCTTGCAGTAGAGATCGTACTTCTTCGCGATCTGACCGATCACGATCAGCTTGTCAGGAGTAATCTCTCCGCCAGGGATACGAGGAACAACAGAGTACGTTCCACCTCTTTGGATATTTGCAAGATACTTATCGTTGGTATCTTGGATCTCTCTATGCTTTTGGATTGGTTCGTTGTAAATACTTGCAATGATAGAAGCCACGGCAGGTTTACAAACCTCGCAGCCATTTCCCATTCCATGAGTACGGATCATCTCTTCGAAGCTGCGGATTCCTTTTACCTTCGCGATCTGGAACAATTCTTGTCTAGAATATTTAAAATGTTCGCAAACATGTTCTGTGACAACTTTTCCTTGGGCACGAAGCTCTTCCTTCAAGATGGAATTCATCTGAGGGATACAACCACCACAACCGGTTCCGGCCTTGGTGCATTCTTTCAAACCTTTCAGATCAGAGCAAGAACCCGAACGGATCGCTCCTAAAAGATCTCCTTTAGAAACGTTATTACAAGAGCAGATCTTTGCATCGTCCGGAAGAGAACCGAATGCGGAACCTTCTTCAGATGGAGTTCCTACAATCAAAGACTCAGGCTCTGCGGGAAGTTCTACGTTATTTAAATAGAGAGTGAGAAGGGTAGAATATGCATCAGCATCTCCTACCAAGATCCCTCCCTTCAGTTTTTTACCGTCAGGAGAAAGAACTAATTTTTTATACACACCTGTGCGAGGATTTGTATAAGCGATCGGAAGATGTTCTGTTTGACCTAATGCATCACCGAAGGAAGCAACATCCACTCCGATCAGTTTTAGTTTTGTAGAAAGATCCGAACCTGCATAAGATTTCGTTTTTTGTCCAGGGCTGCAAAGATTATAAGCGAGTATCTCTGCCATTTCATAACCTGGAGCGACGAGTCCGTAGATCATTCCCTTATGAAGTGCAACTTCTCCGATTGCGTATACACCGTAGACGTTCGTTCTTAACTCGTCATCTACGATGATCCCGCCTCTTTGTCCGACTTCTATTCCTGAATTTTTTGCCAGTTCATCTCTAGGCCGGATCCCTGCGGATACGATCAACATCTCCACTTCTAAAACGGAACCATCTACGAATTCCAGACCTTGGAAACTTGAATCGCCTAATGCATGTTTTGTTTCTTTATTTAAATGAATACGGACGCCTAAGGATTCAATCTTAGATTTTAGAACGGAAGAAGCAGCCTCATCCAATTGTCTTGGCATCAAACGAGATGCGAATTCAACTACATGGCTTTCTTTTCCCATGTCTAAAACTGCTTTGGCAGCTTCTAAACCTAATAAACCACCACCAAGCACAGCTACTTTGGAAACTTGTTTAGCATAAGACATGATCTTTTCTAGATCTTCAATTGTACGATAAACAAAAACTCCTTGTTTATCCACGCCTTCGAAATTCGGAACAAAAGCGGAAGAACCGGTAGCGACTACCAATTCATCAAAAGGTAATTCAGTTCCGGCAGAAGTTGTTACTTTTCTGGAAACGGTATCTATTGAGATAGCAGGCTCAGAAAGTAATAAGCGGATCCCGTTGGTTCTATACCAATCGGAAGGAGAAAGATAAAGAGAATCTGCGGATCTATTCGTAAAATATTCGGAAAGATGAACTCGATCGTAAGCTCTTCTAGGTTCTTCTCCTAAAATAGTTACTTCAAATTTTTCAGTGCCACCGTATTCAGCGATTTTTTCGGCGAATCTGTGACCCACCATTCCATTCCCAAGAATTACTAACTTCCGTTTCATTTTTATCTATCTCCTTTCCCTTGAAGGAGCCGGCTTAAGCCGACTCCAATTCTAAGGATTCGTTTTTTCTATTTTTTCCCCAAACATAAGTATTCATCATGAATAAGAGGAAGGCGGATAACGCAACCACCACGGATAACACTACGAAACCAACGGAGAAAGTTCCTGAAATCGCTTTCAAACTTCCTAATAGATTCGGAACAAAAAATCCTCCCAAACCTCCGAACGCTCCGATAAATCCGGTGATGATCCCGATCTCTTTGCTGAATCTAAGCGGAACGAGTTGGAATACGGAACCGTTCCCTAAACCTAAGAAGATCATTAAAGTGATGAAGGTAGGAAGTATGATGCCTACTGAAGGTAACCAAGAGACCGCTATCAAACAAGAAGCAACTCCAGCGAACACTCCAAGTAAAACCGTTACTCCTCCGAATTTGTCGGAAAGATATCCGCCGATAGGACGGACCAAGCTTGCACCTAGGATACAATAAGATGTGTATAATCCAGTAGTGACTTTATCCACACCATATTGGTCATGAAAGAAGATAGGAAGGAAGCTTGCTATACCTACGAATCCACCGAACGTTACGCTATACAGCAAACAGAAGAATAAAGCGTCTCTGGATTTGATCGGTACCAAATATTGTTTTAAAGGTTTTTTAGAAATTGTTCCTGGACAATCTTTCGCAAAAAATAAGAAGAATATGAAAGCAAAAGCTAAAGGAATAAGAGCAATACCGAAAACGGCATGCCATCCATAGTTTCTGGCAAGATCGGGAGCAAAAAATGTAGCGATTACCGATCCGCTATTTCCAGCACCTGCAATTCCCATCACTAAGCCTTGGTATTCCTTAGGATACCATCTGCTCGCTAAAGGAAGAGCTACTGCAAAGCTTGCACCTGCAGTCCCTAATAATAATCCAACAAGGATTACTTCAGACAGAGTGTGAGCGAATTTCCAACCCAACAACAGAGTGAACATTGTGACGCCCATTCCGCAAAGACCGACGATCTTAGATCCGTAACGATCAGAAAGTAGTCCTAAGGGGATTCTCAATAATGTTCCTCCTAATAGGGGAACGGAAACCAACATACCCTTTTGCGCAGGGCCTAGTTTGAATTCTTCCGAAATAAAGACGCCTAAAGCGGCAAGCAGCATCCATACCATGAAGCTGAAGTCAAAGTATAGAAAGGAGCTCACGAGCGATGGAAAGTGGCCGATTGACAGAAATTCACGAAATTTTTTCATTTAAAAGCTCTCCGTTAACGAGCAGAAACGCTCACATACAGCTTATAGCAAAAGTCGTGCCAAGTATCTCGGATAGTTTTTGAAAAATATTATATTAGGATAGAATCATATAAAAATTTAGATTAACCCCTTCTTTTTCGAACGTATATTAAAATTTTACGTTTCACGAATCCGAGAATAAAGAACAAAATAGCTAGAAATTATGCATATTTCGTACATCATGCTTAATAAAAATACGTACAATTTGAAATCGCTCACTTTCTATTCGGAAATGCTGCAAGTTTAGATGAACTGAATATAAAATTTATTAATTGGCACAAAAATTGCTATAAATGCATTGTGAACACAGAAAATGGATTTCGAAGCACCTGTTCCTATTGCGGAGTCGGATGCGGTGTATTGATTCAAAAAGAGAGTGAAACCAGTTTTACGGTCGAAGGAGATCCGGATCATCCTGCGAATAAAGGAATGCTTTGCTCCAAAGGAATGAATTTGCATCACACCGTTTTGGATAAAAGTGACCGGCTTTTGCATCCAATGGCAAGAAATCCTAAAACGGGAGAATTGCAAAAAACGGACTGGGATTCTGCACTAGGAGAGATCGCTTCTCGCTTTAAGAATCTGATTAAAGAATACGGACCTGATTCGGTAGGCTTCTATGTTTCCGGGCAATTATTGACGGAAGAATATTATGTGGTGAATAAACTCACCAAAGGTTTTTTAAATACAAATAATATAGATACGAACTCAAGGCTTTGTATGAGCTCTGCAGTCGTAGGTTATAAGATGTCCTTGGGTGAGGACAGTGTTCCGATTTCTTACGACGATATAGAAATTGCAGATTGTTTTTTGATAGCGGGTGCCAATCCTGCATGGTGTCATCCGATCCTTTTTAGAAGGATAGAAGCTAGAAAAAATTCAGATCCGAATGTCAAGATCATCGTGGTCGATCCTAGAAAGACGGAGAGCTGCGAGAGTGCAGACTTACATCTTCAGATCATACCTGGAACCGATATATTATTATTCAATGCAATTGCAAGAAGTCTGATAGAGACGGATTCCTTAGATCCTAATTTTATCAAATCACATACGGAAGGCTTCGAAGAACTAAAGGAAAAAGTTTTTTCGATCAGTATGAAAGAATATGCGGACTCTTGCGGAGTCTCAGAAGAATCCATCAGAGAAGCGGCGAGTCTGATCTCTAATTCAAAAGGATTTTTAACTCTTTGGGCAATGGGCCTGAATCAAAGTGTGGTTGGAGTTAATAAAAATTTAGCGTTAATTAATTTGAATCTGATTACGGGGAAGATCGGCAAACCCGGGTCCGGTCCTTTCTCCTTAACTGGACAACCAAATGCAATGGGTGGAAGAGAAGTAGGCGGCCTATGTAATCTTTTGCCAGCCCATAGAAATCTTGCGGATGAAAATCATAGAAAGGAAGTAGCAGATTTCTGGGGAGTGGAATCTATTCGGGATAAGCCAGGTTATTCGGCCACGGAAATGTTCGAAAACTTAAAGAACGGAAAGATGAAAGCAATCTGGATTGTTTGTACAAATCCAACCGTAAGTCTTCCGGATGCAAGGACTGTAGAGGCCGGACTTCGAAATGCTGAGTTAGTAGTTGTCCAAGATATTTCAGATCGACATGAATCGATTTCATTTGCTCATTATGTTCTTCCTGCAGCCGGTTGGACTGAAAAACAAGGTACCATGACCAACTCAGACAGGCGAATAACGTATCTACCTAAGATTTTCAATCCTCCAGGAGATGCAAAGGCAGATACTTGGATACTAACAGAGTTTGCAGAGAAGATGGGTTTCGGTGCTTCTTTCAATTATAAAAGTGAAGAAGAAGTTTTTTTAGAACATTGTCTTCTTACTAAAGGTACAAATATAGATATCGGAGGTTTGGACTATTCTATCTTAAAAGAAAAAAGATCAGTGCAATGGCCGTTTCCTTCCAAGGATCATGAGGGAACTCCAAGATTATTTTCCGACGGAAAGTTTTATCGTCCAGGTGGAAAAGCAAAAATACATTCGGTAGAACCGGAAGATACTTCTGAAAAAACAAACGAGGATTTTCCTTTAATTCTTACTACAGGCAGGATCAGGGACCAATGGCATACAATGACCCGAACTGGAAAGGTAAGAAAACTCAAAGAACATAAAAGAGAACCTTATCTAGAGATCCATCCGACTGATGCAAAAGAAAGAGGGATTATAGAATCACAGATTGTAGAAGTCAAAAACGAAAGAGGAAGTGTTCGAGTTAGGGCTACGCTCACTGAGAGTATCCGACAAGGGACCGTATTCTTACCTATGCATTGGGGAAGGAAGAATGGAAATGATGAGGCGAGAGCAAATAATCTTACAAGCTCAAAGTTCGATCCATTTTCCAAACAGCCAGGATTTAAAATTTCCGCAGTAGAAGTTCTTCCTTATAAAAAACCTAAGGAAAAAATCCTGATTATTGGCGGCGGTAACGGAACTCTTGCGTTCCTTAGAAAGTTCAGGGCAATCTCTCCGGATGATGAGATCACTGTATTATGCAAGGAAGAACATCCATTTTATAATCGTATTCTATTGCCCGATCTGATCAGCGGAGATAAACAATTCTCCCAGTTATCTGCAGTTAGTGAAGAAGAGATAGAATCTTGGAATATAGAAGTTAAATCATCTATTTCAGTCTCAGAGATCCTTCCGGAAGGAAAGAAGGTCAGAGATTCCCAGGGAAACACGTATTCTTATAATAAACTGATTATCGCAACCGGTAGTAGGCCTTCTATTCCTAAATATATTCCCGAGAAGATGCTTGGGATCTTCAGTCTTCGTTCCAAAAACGATGCCGATCGGATCAAAGGATTTTTTGTTCCAAATACTCATGCGTTGATTGTGGGAGGAGGGTTGCTAGGTTTAGAACTTGCAGCTGCATTAAGAACTTTGAATGTAAATGTGACTGTTCTTGTAAGAACGGATCGATTGATGTCCAAACAGTTGGATGAGATCTCCGCGGAAATTTTGCGAAGAGAAGTAGAAGCAAGAGGGATCCAGATCTTATTTGATACCGAAATTTCTAAAGTGTATGGATCAGAAAGATTGGAGAGCGTAAAATTCAGAGACGGTTCCAGCATTCGTCCGGACGGGATTGTATTCGCAGTAGGAACGGTCCCGAATTTGGAACTAGCAAAAGAAGCGGGGATTAATTGTAAGTCCGGAATTATGGTGAACGATTTCTTACAATCTAGCGATCCGGATATTTATGCAATCGGAGAAGTCGCTGAACATTCTACAGGAATGTATGGAACTGTTGCAGCTACGGAAGAACAGGCTGAATTTGCGGCTTGGCATATGTATGGATATAAGATCGGTTCTTATTCAGGCTCGATGCATTCTAATCTTTTAAAAATCCCCGGACTGGAATTGGTGTCTTTAAGATTGCCTGATGTTCCAATGGATGAGGCAGGCCCCGAATATGAGGCGATTGTATTCTTCGATAAAAGAAAGGGCCGCTATAAAAAATGTATTATCAAAGGAGATCGTTTGGTTGGAGCAATCTTGGTAGGAGACAAGTCCGAGTTTTCCGAATTCAAGGCAATGATCTCCTCCGGTATTGAGCTAGGAGATAAGAGAGATAGACTTTTGACGGGATCTTCTCCGCTAAAACCTCCAATAGGTGCATTGGTATGTTCTTGTAATGGAGTAGGAAAAGGTAATATAGAAGAAGAGATCCGAAATGGAGTCTGCGATCTTAAGACTGTTTCTGAAAAGACTGGTGCTGGAACAGGTTGTGGAAGTTGTAGACCAGAGATATTGAAAATTTTAAGAGAATCCGGAGCGGTCGCTCCGGCCTAAAGAACTTTCAAAAGACGAAGGATTAGATCACTCTATATCCAGATCTATATCGGGTTTTTCCGCTATAAAATCGTCTTGGGAGTAGATCACTTCCAAAACGTCGTCCATCCAATCCGGGGAGCCGTCGAACAAAGTATCCTTCGTTCTGTATTTTTCTATGATACGGCTGTGCTTGATGATTTGCTCTTTGGTAGCTGCGTTCATATTATTAGATTCGGCTGAAATGGTGGTTTTATTTCGCCTACGTAGGAAAAATAGAGAAAGATATTTCCAAAAAGTACAAGAAAAATTCGTTATAATCCGGATTTTTTTCTCCGACAAGAACGTCGGTCATAGAAGGTTCTTATATAGAACGAGTGTTAGGTTGTAGTATATTAGAAGATAATAATAAAAAACCCGGTGGTCTTTTTGGGGACACCGGGTCTATAAAAGGGAAGATCGGTTCTATTAGAACAGTTCGTTTCCTTTAAAGAAGAAGCTGATCTCTAATGCAGCGTTATCGTCCGAGTCAGAACCGTGCACTGCGTTTGCTTCTTTACTTTCTGCAAATAATGCTCTAATTGTGCCTGCAGCAGCTTCTTTAGGATCGGTAGCTCCGATCACGTCTCTCCAATGTTGAACAGCATTGTCTCTTTCCAGAGCAGCAGCAACGATCGGTCCGGAAGACATATAGTTGCAAAGGTCATTATAGAAAGGACGAGCGGAATGCACTTTATAGAATTGTTTTGCGTCTTCTAAAGAAAGTTTAAGGTATCTTAGTCCTAAAATTTTGAATCCTTCTTTTTCGATCCTTTGTAGGATATCGCCGACATGTTTGTTTTTCACTCCGTCGGGTTTGATCATGATAAATGTTCTAGCCATTTTTATTCCTTAGTTACTTGTGGTATAATTTTTTAAGTAATGCTTTGCTTACGTGATCCGGGACTTGAGCGGATACATCCCTTCCATGTCTTGCCACTTCTTTTACGATTGTAGAAGATACGAAAGAATAGTCGTTTGAGGACATTAGGAAGATTGTTTCTACTTCCGGAGCGAGCTTTTTATTCATTAGAGAAATAGCATATTCGTAATCAAAATCGGTGACTGCTCTAAGTCCTCTGATGATACTTTTGGCTCCTCTCTTTTTGCAATAGTCCACTGTCAATCCTTCGAAAGTGTCTATTTCCAGATTGTCCCAACCCTTGGTCGCTTCTCTAATGAATTCTACTCGTTCTTCTATGGAAAAAAGAAGACTTTTATTGGAGTTTACCGCGACACCTATGATCACTTTGTCGAATAGACCTACAGACCTTTGGAGAATGTCCAAATGTCCTCTAGTCAAAGGATCGAAGGAGCCAGGATAAACAGCAATTCTTGTCATTTTCTTCGCAGCCTCGCAGCTTCTTTTGCGGGAAGTCCGTATAAGTTAATAAAACCTTCGGCGTCTTTTTGGTTGTAAAGTTCTTCTTTTTCGAAAGTTGCCATTTCAGGATTGTAAAGTGAAACGGAGGATTTTCTTCCTACAATGATGCAGTTTCCTTTATATAGTTTCACCTTTACTGTTCCGGTTACGAATCTTTGAGTTTCAGAGATAAATGCTCTAACTGCAGCCATTCTAGAAGAGAACCAATGTCCATTATAGATCAACTCAGCAAATTCTGCGGATAATTTATCTTTATGATGTTGTGTGTCTCTGTCTATAGTGATGGATTCCAAGTCTCTATGTGCATGGAATAGAATTGTCCCGCCCGGAGTTTCGTAAACACCTCTGGATTTAATTCCTACGAGTCTATTCTCAACGATGTCCACTCTTCCGATCCCGTGTTTTCCACCGATCGTATTTAGAGTATCCACTACTTGGTAAGGATCCATTTTCTTACCGTTTACTGCTACGCAATTTCCCTCAACGAAGTCGAGTTCTACATATTCAGGAGAATCAGGCGCCTTCTCCGGAGAAACAGTAAGAAGGAACATATCCTCGTTCGGTTCTCTATAAGGATCTTCTAATATTCCACCTTCGTAGGAAATATGCATCAGGTTCCTGTCCATGGAGTATGGTTTGGAAGCTGTTACAGGTACTGGAATGCCTTTTGATTTTGCGTATTCTATTAGGTCGGCTCTTCCTCCGAAGGACCAAGTCCTCCAAGGAGCTATAATTTCTTTTTCGGGAGCCAAGGACTTGAATGCCAACTCGAAACGAACTTGGTCGTTTCCTTTTCCAGTCGCGCCGTGAGCGAATGCATCTGCTCCTTCTTTTTTACCGACTTCTACCATCGCTTTTGCGATCAATGGCCTTGCTAAAGAGGTTCCGAGCAAGTATCTCATCTCGTAGATCGCATTTCCTTGGATGGCGGGATAGATAAAGTCCCTTGCGAATTCTAAACGAAGATCTTCTATATAAACTTTGGAGGCTCCGGTTTTGATCCCCTTTTCTTCCAGGCCTGTGAGCTCTTCTTTCTGGCCAACGTCTGCGGTGAATGCCACCACTTCACAGCCATAGGTTTCCTTTAGCCAGGTAAGAATTACGGATGTGTCCAATCCGCCGGAATATGCTAATACGATTTTCTTTATGTTCTTTTGAGCCGCCATTCTAAGGATAGGGAATTCGCTGGACCCCTCCCGACAAGTCCGATTTTGGTTGGAATTCCTCTATTAAGAATCGATTCGGAAGGAATTGTCATAATTTTTCGGGCCAGTTTAACTTCTCCGCTAAAGCCCTAAGAATGAGAATTAAAGCATAGGTATCCATCTTGCAATACGCGATCAAGTCGGACTCTACTCTTTTCTTTTCTTGTTCCGAAACATTCTCCGTTTTGATCCTTAAAAATTCGGAGTTAGCAATATGGCCGGCGTTGATCGCAAGTTCCTTATAATTCGCGCCGGTGAGAACAGGAAGAACAACCTTTAAAGAAGTAGTTCCTGCTTGGGCGGGATGATAATAATGG
The sequence above is a segment of the Leptospira hartskeerlii genome. Coding sequences within it:
- the nirB gene encoding nitrite reductase large subunit NirB, which codes for MKRKLVILGNGMVGHRFAEKIAEYGGTEKFEVTILGEEPRRAYDRVHLSEYFTNRSADSLYLSPSDWYRTNGIRLLLSEPAISIDTVSRKVTTSAGTELPFDELVVATGSSAFVPNFEGVDKQGVFVYRTIEDLEKIMSYAKQVSKVAVLGGGLLGLEAAKAVLDMGKESHVVEFASRLMPRQLDEAASSVLKSKIESLGVRIHLNKETKHALGDSSFQGLEFVDGSVLEVEMLIVSAGIRPRDELAKNSGIEVGQRGGIIVDDELRTNVYGVYAIGEVALHKGMIYGLVAPGYEMAEILAYNLCSPGQKTKSYAGSDLSTKLKLIGVDVASFGDALGQTEHLPIAYTNPRTGVYKKLVLSPDGKKLKGGILVGDADAYSTLLTLYLNNVELPAEPESLIVGTPSEEGSAFGSLPDDAKICSCNNVSKGDLLGAIRSGSCSDLKGLKECTKAGTGCGGCIPQMNSILKEELRAQGKVVTEHVCEHFKYSRQELFQIAKVKGIRSFEEMIRTHGMGNGCEVCKPAVASIIASIYNEPIQKHREIQDTNDKYLANIQRGGTYSVVPRIPGGEITPDKLIVIGQIAKKYDLYCKITGGQRIDLLGARMDQLPDIWKDLVEEGFESGHAYGKAMRTVKSCVGSTWCRYGVQDSTAFAIRIEERYRGIRAPHKLKSAVSGCIRECAEARGKDFGIIATEKGWNLYVGGNGGVNPKHAILLAADLDEETCVKYIDRFMMFYIRTADKLVRTSAWLEQLEGGIEYLKDVVINDRLGINKALEEEMDNLVGTYVCEWKDVVDDPEKQKRYKHFINSEDSDPTVRFIEERGQKRPVDWPKKELVSN
- a CDS encoding nitrate/nitrite transporter, whose protein sequence is MKKFREFLSIGHFPSLVSSFLYFDFSFMVWMLLAALGVFISEEFKLGPAQKGMLVSVPLLGGTLLRIPLGLLSDRYGSKIVGLCGMGVTMFTLLLGWKFAHTLSEVILVGLLLGTAGASFAVALPLASRWYPKEYQGLVMGIAGAGNSGSVIATFFAPDLARNYGWHAVFGIALIPLAFAFIFFLFFAKDCPGTISKKPLKQYLVPIKSRDALFFCLLYSVTFGGFVGIASFLPIFFHDQYGVDKVTTGLYTSYCILGASLVRPIGGYLSDKFGGVTVLLGVFAGVASCLIAVSWLPSVGIILPTFITLMIFLGLGNGSVFQLVPLRFSKEIGIITGFIGAFGGLGGFFVPNLLGSLKAISGTFSVGFVVLSVVVALSAFLLFMMNTYVWGKNRKNESLELESA
- a CDS encoding nitrate reductase; translation: MNTENGFRSTCSYCGVGCGVLIQKESETSFTVEGDPDHPANKGMLCSKGMNLHHTVLDKSDRLLHPMARNPKTGELQKTDWDSALGEIASRFKNLIKEYGPDSVGFYVSGQLLTEEYYVVNKLTKGFLNTNNIDTNSRLCMSSAVVGYKMSLGEDSVPISYDDIEIADCFLIAGANPAWCHPILFRRIEARKNSDPNVKIIVVDPRKTESCESADLHLQIIPGTDILLFNAIARSLIETDSLDPNFIKSHTEGFEELKEKVFSISMKEYADSCGVSEESIREAASLISNSKGFLTLWAMGLNQSVVGVNKNLALINLNLITGKIGKPGSGPFSLTGQPNAMGGREVGGLCNLLPAHRNLADENHRKEVADFWGVESIRDKPGYSATEMFENLKNGKMKAIWIVCTNPTVSLPDARTVEAGLRNAELVVVQDISDRHESISFAHYVLPAAGWTEKQGTMTNSDRRITYLPKIFNPPGDAKADTWILTEFAEKMGFGASFNYKSEEEVFLEHCLLTKGTNIDIGGLDYSILKEKRSVQWPFPSKDHEGTPRLFSDGKFYRPGGKAKIHSVEPEDTSEKTNEDFPLILTTGRIRDQWHTMTRTGKVRKLKEHKREPYLEIHPTDAKERGIIESQIVEVKNERGSVRVRATLTESIRQGTVFLPMHWGRKNGNDEARANNLTSSKFDPFSKQPGFKISAVEVLPYKKPKEKILIIGGGNGTLAFLRKFRAISPDDEITVLCKEEHPFYNRILLPDLISGDKQFSQLSAVSEEEIESWNIEVKSSISVSEILPEGKKVRDSQGNTYSYNKLIIATGSRPSIPKYIPEKMLGIFSLRSKNDADRIKGFFVPNTHALIVGGGLLGLELAAALRTLNVNVTVLVRTDRLMSKQLDEISAEILRREVEARGIQILFDTEISKVYGSERLESVKFRDGSSIRPDGIVFAVGTVPNLELAKEAGINCKSGIMVNDFLQSSDPDIYAIGEVAEHSTGMYGTVAATEEQAEFAAWHMYGYKIGSYSGSMHSNLLKIPGLELVSLRLPDVPMDEAGPEYEAIVFFDKRKGRYKKCIIKGDRLVGAILVGDKSEFSEFKAMISSGIELGDKRDRLLTGSSPLKPPIGALVCSCNGVGKGNIEEEIRNGVCDLKTVSEKTGAGTGCGSCRPEILKILRESGAVAPA
- a CDS encoding nucleoside-diphosphate kinase, whose amino-acid sequence is MARTFIMIKPDGVKNKHVGDILQRIEKEGFKILGLRYLKLSLEDAKQFYKVHSARPFYNDLCNYMSSGPIVAAALERDNAVQHWRDVIGATDPKEAAAGTIRALFAESKEANAVHGSDSDDNAALEISFFFKGNELF
- the coaD gene encoding pantetheine-phosphate adenylyltransferase, translated to MTRIAVYPGSFDPLTRGHLDILQRSVGLFDKVIIGVAVNSNKSLLFSIEERVEFIREATKGWDNLEIDTFEGLTVDYCKKRGAKSIIRGLRAVTDFDYEYAISLMNKKLAPEVETIFLMSSNDYSFVSSTIVKEVARHGRDVSAQVPDHVSKALLKKLYHK
- a CDS encoding argininosuccinate synthase, giving the protein MAAQKNIKKIVLAYSGGLDTSVILTWLKETYGCEVVAFTADVGQKEELTGLEEKGIKTGASKVYIEDLRLEFARDFIYPAIQGNAIYEMRYLLGTSLARPLIAKAMVEVGKKEGADAFAHGATGKGNDQVRFELAFKSLAPEKEIIAPWRTWSFGGRADLIEYAKSKGIPVPVTASKPYSMDRNLMHISYEGGILEDPYREPNEDMFLLTVSPEKAPDSPEYVELDFVEGNCVAVNGKKMDPYQVVDTLNTIGGKHGIGRVDIVENRLVGIKSRGVYETPGGTILFHAHRDLESITIDRDTQHHKDKLSAEFAELIYNGHWFSSRMAAVRAFISETQRFVTGTVKVKLYKGNCIIVGRKSSVSLYNPEMATFEKEELYNQKDAEGFINLYGLPAKEAARLRRK